ACGTCCAGCACCTCGGTGACGTACCAGCCGCAGTACACGGTCAGGGCCCGCCCCGGCTCGATGCGCAGCGTGAGCCCCGGGTGGGCCTCGGCGAGCCGTGCGAGGCCCACCCCGTACGCCGTCCAGTCGAAGCGGCGGTCCGGCGCGGCGTAGTCGACGGTCATGCCGCCGCCCACGTTCACCTCCGCGAGCGGCACCCCGAGTCCGGTGGCCCAGCCCACGATCGCCTCGGCCACCGCGAGTTGCTCCGCGGCTTCCAGCCCGCTCGCCAAGTGGGCGTGCACACCGCGCAGTTCGAGCTGCGGGTACGCCCCGTCGGCCAGCGCGCGGATCATCGCGGCGGCGCGGTCGGGGTCCATGCCGAAGGGCGTCGGACGGCCGCCCATCGCGAGCGAGCTGCCCGCCAACGACCCGCCCGCCACCGGCAGGTTGACGCGCGGCAGCACCGCGACGCGCCGCCCGGAGGCGTGCTCGCGCGCCAGTGCGGCCAGCACGCGCAGCTCCGACTCGCTCTCCACGTGGAAGCGCTCGACGCCCGCTTCGAGGGCATCCGTGATCTCCTGCGGGGTCTTGCCGGGACCGCCGAAGGCGAGCGGCCTGCCCGGCACCGCCTCGGCGACATGGGCGAGTTCACCGCCCGAGGAGACCTCGTAGCCGTCGACGTACGGACGAAGCGCGGCCAGGATCTCCGGTTCGGGGTTGGCCTTGGCCGCGTAGTACAGCTCGACCCGCTCGGGCAACGCGGCCCGGACGGTGCCTGCGTGAGCCCGCAGCGCCGCCAAGTCGTAGACGTACGAGGGGAGTTCGGAGACGGGCAGGGAGAGGGCGAGGTCGTGTACCGCCGGGGTCATCGGGTGGTGCTCCTTGTCGTGTCGCGCAGGACGTCCTCGGCGAGCGGGGACGGCAGCCGTACGTAGCCCGCCTCGCGGTCGGCCTTGCGCTCCCAGCGGGTCAGCAGGTTGGCCTTCGCGGGCAGCGGCACCCCGGCGAGCAGCGCGGCCAGCCGGGGCGGGCAGCCGTACCGGTCCGCGTGGCCCTGGAGGACGGCCCGGACGCGCGCCCACAACTCGGCCTCGATGCGCGGGTGCAGGTCGGCGAGGGCCGCGAGCAGCTCGGCCACGTGGTTGACCAGCAGGCAGTACACCACCCGGTCCCAGCCGCGCTGCGCGTCGTAGGTCATCGGCTCCGCGACCTCGCGCGGCAGCGCGGCGAGGGTGTCCCGGTGGTGCTCGGGGAGCAGCTTGGTGCCCTCCAGGTCGCGGAAGAGGACCTGGGCGGGCATGCCGTCGCCGTCCACGCAGACCAGCACGTTCTGCAGGTGCGGCTCCAGGACCAGGCCGTGGTCGAAGTAGGCGGCCAGGACCGGCGGGACGAGCAGGTCGAGATACGCCGACCACCAGGCGAGCGCCGTGTCCTGGCTGGTGTCGGGCAGCAGGCGGGAGACCTGGGCGGCGCCGGTCGGGTACTCGTCGGCGACGGCGGCGGCCAGCAGGGGAGTGGTGCCGGAGGCGAGCCTGCGGGGCAGTCCCTCGCGGACGATGACGCCGAAGCCCTCCAGCAGGTCGCGGTCCGGTGCGCCGTCCGCGCCGGGCAGGGCGAGGCTGCGGTAGGCGGGCTCGCGCAGCACCGCGCTGCCCGGGAAGCGCTCGGCGAGGTCGGCGAGGGCGGGGGCCAGTGCGCGGGTGAGCGCGACCGCGCCGGACAGCTCGTAAGTGCTGTTCTTGCGCAGGCAGTTGGTGATCCGCACGTTCAGGCTGAACTTGAGGAACGTCTCGCCGTCGTACAGCGTCCGTACGGAGGCGGTGGCCGTGAACGGGCGGCCGCCCGGACCCAGGTCGAGGACGCCACCGCTCTCCAACGCGGCCCGCAGCAAGGGGTGTTCGCGCAGTGTCTCGTACTGCCAGGGGTGTGCGGGCAGGAGCCGGTAGCCGTCCGGGACGTCCGGGCCGAGGTCGTCGAGCGCGGCCGTCGCCCAGGGCTGCGCGCTCTCCTCGGCGACGAGGTCCGCGCGCACGGCCAGGTACCGCAGAGGGAAGGCGGCGCCCACCTCCGGCGCGTACGCCGACCAGGCGCGCGGATTACCGGTGCGGGCCTTGGGGGTGGGGTGGAAGCGGTGCCCGAAGAGCAGGGACTGCTCGGATTCCAGGTAGGCGGACAGGCGGCCCTCGGGCGCGTGACCCTCGCGGGACGCGGCGGCCAGCGTGGTGGTCACCGCCTCGTGGCTGGAGGCGATCTGCTCCAGGAACTCCTCGTTGCGCACCCCCGTGCGCAGCGACAGTTCGTCGTGCACGTACGCGGCCAGGCGCCGCCAGTCCACCTCCGACCAGCCGCCCTCGTCGCCCTGCTCGGCGACCGCCCCGGTGAAGCGGTGCGCGCCGAGCAGTGACGTGCGGCGCAGCGCGACGCGCAGCAGGACCCCTCGGCGGGGCAGCCGCAGCAGGAGGCTCCCGTCGTCGACGACCGTCTGGTGCTCGGGGCCGGACACCTCGCGCAGGAGGCAGTTGAGGAGGGTGTGCGCCACCGCCTCGTCGGCGGAGGGCAGGCCGGCGGGGGCGGCGGTGCTGCCGGGGGAGTCGGTCAGGGAGGGCATCAACGGCTCCAGCGGGTGCGCAGGGTCGGTGCGGTGAGGAGGGTCGCGAGGGCGGTGACGGCGGCGGCGGCGCCGCCGGTCAGCACGGGTGCGGCGGGTCCGAAGCGGGCGCTGCCCGCGGCCGCGGCCACGCCGGCGGCGACCGCGCCGGCCTTGGAGAAGAACTCGATCGAGCCGAACAGTCCGCCGGGCGCCCGGCCCCGGGCGCAGTCGGCGGCCAGCACCGACAGGGACACCAGGCCCAGCGTGAGCCCCGCGCCGAGCAGTAGCCGTACGGCGATCAGCGCGGGCAGCGAGGCGGCGACGCCGTGTCCGGCGAGGCCGAGGGCAACACAGGTGAACCCGAGCACGACCCCGGCCCGGGGCCGGTCCCGGAACGCGGAGTGCACGGCCAGCGCCGACACCAGGTACACCAGGTGCGGCAGCGCGAACAGTACGCCGGACAGGGTCGGAGAGGTTCCCGGCAGCCGGTCGTCGACGAGGGCGATCAGGTAGGGGAAGGAGATGACGGTGGAGAACACGAAGGCGAACTCCAGGACGTACAGGGCCCGCAGGGAGACCGTGGGCGGGGCCTCCGGGGCCGACTGCTCGGTCCGGTGCCGTGCCGCGCGGGCCGGTGCCGGCTCGGGCAGGGCCGCCAGCAGCAGCGCGGCCGTGAGCGGCAGGACGGCGAGCAGGGCGTACTGGCGGTGCGGCGACAGCCAGCCGGACAGCGAGCCGACCAGGATAGGCGCGGCGACCAGCGCCGCCCGGGCGCTGCCCTGCATCAGGGTGAGCGCCCGGGAGAGGGCCGGCCCCCGCAGGGCCGAGCCGAGATAGCCGTTGGACGCGGCGAACGTGCCGCCCAGGATCCCCTGGAGCGTCAGCGCCAGCGTGAACGTGAGCAACGAGTCCGCCCAGCCCGCCAGCAGAAACGACACCGCGAGCCCCAACTGCGCGCGCAGCAGCAGCCGTTTGCGTCCGTAGCGGTCGGCGAGCCGTCCCCACAGCGGGGCGCCGAGCGCACCGAACACGGTCGGCACGATGTACAGCACCCCCGCCCAGCGGGCACCGCGGTCGCCCAACTCCGGGAGGATCTGGGTGAGATACGGCGGCAGGCCCAGCGCCGCGAACGAGGCCACGAAGTAGCAGCCGGCCACCGCGAACACCTGCGGCCGCCCGAACCCCTGCTCCGTCTCCTGCTCCGGCTTTCGCAGCGTCCCGGCGCTCACCGTGAACCCCCGTCGTCCAGCAGGTAGTTGGGGCCGGTGGTGTAGTGCTTGTTGACGTCGGCGGCGCCCGAGCGCTCCTTGGTCAGCAGGGTCCCGGCCGTGACCATCGCCTTCACCGGCAGCCGTGGCGCGTCCAGCACCCGCTCCCGCAGCACCTCGCCCGGCTCGCCGCCCAGCAGTCCGACGGCTTCCGCGAGCCGGTCGCGGACCATGGCCAGCAGCGCGGGCAGCGGGGCGCGGCCGTGGCGCGCGAGAGCGAACGCGGGGGCCGCCGCGCACAGATGGAGGGTGATGGTGGTGAACACGTCGGCGACCGGGCCGAGGCCGGCGGTGAAGGTCCGGGGGTCGTCGAAGCCCCAGGGGTGCCCGGGCAGGACGGACTCCAGCCGGCCGGCGTCGATGCGCGGGCCGTCGTTGTCCTTGAGCAGCAGGCGCGGACCGCCGGACCCGAGGATCAGCGACACGTTCTGCTGGTGCGACTCCAGCGCGACCCCGTAGCCGAACAGGGTGGTCTGCCAGTCGAAGAGCAGCGTCAGACAGGCGTCCAGCAGGGCGAGCGGGTCGCCGTCGTGGAAGCGGTCGGCGAGGTGGTCGATCACCAGCCCGCCGCCGGGCGCCTCGGCGAGCAGCGCGGCCAGCGGGACGACAGCGTTGTCGTCCAGGCCGGCCGGGTAACGGCGGCAGAGCACCGCGAGGAGTTCGTGCCCGGCGTGCGCGTACGTCGTCTCGTCGGCGTGCAGGATCGTGTCCCGGAACCGGGGCTCCCGGTCGATCACCGCCTCCAGCAGCCGCTGGCCCGCCGCCCCGTCCACCAGGGTGCCCGGCTTGATGGACCGCTTGTTGCGCAGGCCCAACGTGGCGGTGGCCAGGGGCAGTTTGAGGTGCAGGGAGGGATCGTCGGCCACCGCGACGGTGCGCATCGACAGGGTGGGGACGACGTCCAGATGAGCCCGCTCGGCGAGGACGGCCCGGCCCTCCAGACCGGCCGCCCGCAGGGCCTCGTCGAGCGGCGCGCCGACCGTCAGGGGGTGCACGGGCAGGGCGAGATGGGTGCCTTGCAGCTCCGGCAGACCGAGCGCCTCGGGCGTGGGCCAGGAGTCCGGGAACCGGCCCGTGACGGCCTCCCGCGGCACGGCCAGCCAGCGCAGCGCGAAACGAGGGTGGAACTCCGGTGCGTAGGACCGCAGTTGCTCTTCCGTGAGCCCCGAGCGACCGCGTGCCGTCGGATAGACGGGGTGGTCGAGACGGGCGGCCAGCGTGTCGAGGGCGACACCGCCGGTGAGCCCGGTCCAGTGCGCAGGGTCGGCGCCGTACCGCGCGGCGAGCCCGCCGAGGACGTCGGCCCGGGTCGCCGCGTGCAGGCGCAGCGTCTCCAGCGTCTGACGGCACTCCTCGGCGAACGCGTCGAAGCCGCCCCGGTCCGCCGGCTCGGCCAGCGCCCGCAACGCGGCGAGCACGGCGACGTACGAGGTCAGCGGGGTGCCGTCGGACTCGCGGACCAGGAGCGGCAGCCGCGCCTCGTACACGCACTGGAAGCCGTCCTCGGCGACCGGGAGCAGCAGGGCGCCGGCGTCGTCCGGCACGGGCAGCCGCAGCCACGCGCCGTCCGGGCGGTGGACGAGCGTGCCGCGGGTGCGCAGGCCGACGACGTCCTCGCGCAGCAGGGCGCTCAGGACCCGGGTGAGCAGCTCCGCCTCGCAGTCGAGGGCCGGGGCGGAGGCGGGTGCGGGGGCCGGGGCCGTCACGGCTTGATCTCCCAGCGCCGGTCCGCCAGGAAGTCCGTCGCGACGCGGTCGACCGTGGCCTGGTCGGTGCCGACGGCGCGCAGGACGCCGAGGTAGTCGCGGTTGGTCTGGTACAGCTCGTGCCGCTCGCCGGTCGGGCGCAGCGGACGATACGTCAAGTGGACGCCCTCGACGGTGAGTTCGGCGGCGTCGGGAGCGGCGGTGAGCGTGCCGGCCCGGTCCGCGCAGGGGTAGTCCAGGCGGGCGGCGCCGTCGCGGCGGGCGCCGAGGTCCGCGGGGAGGGTCTCGCCCAGGTGGACGCGGAGGATGTGCTCGAAGAGCGGGATGTCCAGCAGCCGGGCGAGCAGCAGGTCGCACTGGTCGCCGATGGCCCGGTAGTTGACCTCGATGATCCGGGCCCGGCCCTCGTGCACCACGAACTCGGTGTGGCAGGCCCCGAACCCGACGCCCAGTGCGTCCAGTTGGGCCAGCACCTGGTCGGCGACCGGCTCCGGATGCGCCGGGACGAAGGTGAGGCGCTCCTCGATGAAGTACGGGGGCGGCGACAGTTCGGTGTGGAAGCCGCCCAGGACGTGCCGGGTTTCGCCGTCACCGAGGGTCTCCAGGGTGTACAGCTCGCCGGGGAGGTACTCCTCGACGACCAGGGCGACGCCCGGCCGCCGCTCGAATATCTCCTTGGACCGCGTCACCAGATCCTCCGGCCCGTCCACGAGGACGACGTCCTCGCTGGCCACACCCTCGCGCGGCTTGACGACGCAGGGGTAGGGGGCGTTCTGCGGGGCCACCGACTCGGTGATCTCGGCCGACCACACCGTGTCCACGCCGGTGACGGCGAGGCGGCGGCGCGTCTCGGCCTTGTCCTTGCAGCGCAGGGCGGCCCGCCAGTCCTTGCCGGGCAGGTCGAAGTAGCCGGCGGCCAGCGCGGCCTGGGTCTGGAGGTGGTCGCTGTTGGTGAAGACGCCGTCCGGGCGGTGATGCGCGGAGATCCGCGAGACGACGGCGCGGAAGTCGCGTACGTCGCACTCCAGGACATCGATGTCCGGGTAGGTGCGGCGGTGCGCCTCGGGCTGGTCGGTGAGGACGGTCACGTCCAGGCCCAGGCGGGCGGCGGCGGGCAGGAAACCCTCGGTGACGGAGTCGGTCGGGTTGAGGGCGAGCAGGTACAGGCGCATGACTGTGCGACAACTTCCGCTAGCGGGTGGGGGGCGGGGGCGGACCGCCGCGGATCCGTTCATCCGCGGAAACGATCCGCCCTGGAAGACGGCGGCCGTTACTTCGCCGGGAGCGGCACGCCCGCGGCCTTCGCCACGTCCTTGAGCATCTCCCCGGCGGCCTGGACGCCGATGCCGGACATCCACGTCTCGTCCGGCACCTCGAAGACCTTGCCGTTCTTCACCGCCGGCAGGTCCTTCCACACCGGGTTGGAGACGACCTGCTTCTTCTGGGTCTTGTCCTCGGCGTCGGCGGAGGTCACGAAGATCAGGTCGGCGTCGGCCTGGTCGATCTGCTCGGGGCTGACGTCCTTCATGGTGACCGTGGGGTCGGTGGAGACCTGTGTGGCGGGACGCTTCAGGCCGATGTCGTTCAGGACGACACCGCTGTAGGAGTTGGTCTGGTACAGCCGCGTCGGACCGGCGATGAAGCGGACCACGGACGCGGTCGGCATGGCGTTGCCGTCCTTCGCCTTGATGGCCGCACCGAGCGCCTTGGCCTGCGTCTCGTACGCCGTGACCTTGGCCGCGGCCTCCTTCTCCAGGCCCAGCGCCTCGGCGTGGACCTTCAGGTTGTCCTTCCAGACACCGCCGGTGGTCTCGGTGAAGACGGTCGGCGCGATGGCGCTGAGCTTGTCGTAGACCTTCTCGTGCCGGACCTTGGAGGACAGGATCAGGTCGGGCTTCAGCGAGGCGATCTTCTCCAGGTTGGGCTCCAGGAGCGGGCCGACGTCCTCCGTCCCGCTCAACTCGCCCTTCAGGTACGTCGGGAAGCCGCCCCCGGTCTTGAAGTGCGGGGCGACCGCGCCCACCGGGTCGATGCCGAGCAGGGTGACGTCGTCCAGCTCGCCGGTGTCGAGGACGACGACCCGCTTCGGCTGGGCGGGGATCTTCACGTCGCCCATCGCGGTCTTCACGGTGCGCGGGAAACCGGCGGCGGCGGAGGCGGCGGCCGGCTCGGCGTCGGCCTTCTTGCCGGAGGAGTCGTCACCGCAGGCGGCGAGCAGGGTCGTACCGAGGACGACGGCGAGCGGTACGGCCACCAGACGGCCGATTCCGCGCAGGGGAGAGCGCTTGAACATGAAGGTCTTTCTCCTTGGGCCCCGGGGACCGGGGCGTGGGTTCACGCGGAAGCGGCGGAATGCCGTACCGCGCTGCTCTTCGGGACGACCAGCGGGGTGCCGGTCTCCGGGTCGGGGACGACCCGGCAGTCCACCTCGAACACGGACCTGACCAGCTCCGCGTCGAGAACGTCGGCGGGCGGGCCGGCGGCGGCGAGACGGCCGTCCTTGAGGACCACCATGTGGTCCGCGTAGCGGGCGGCCTGGCCGAGGTCGTGCAGCACCATGACGACGGTGCGGCCGGACTCGGCGTGCAGGGCGGCGACCAGGTCGAGGACGTCGAGCTGATGGCGCAGGTCCAGGAAGGTGGTCGGCTCGTCGAGCAGCAGCAGCTCGGTGTCCTGGGCCAACGCCAGCGCGATCCAGGCGCGTTGACGCTGGCCACCGGAGAGCCGGTCCACCGGCTGGTCGCGCAGCGGCGCGGTGCCGGTGCGCTCCAGGGCCTCGTCCACGGCCCGTTGGTCGGCGGCCGACCAGGGGCTCAGCAGCCGCTGGTGCGGGTAGCGGCCGAGCCGGACGAGCGCCTCGACCGTGATCGCCTCCGGCGTGACCGGCTGCTGCGGCAGCAGGCCCATACGGCGGGCCAGCGTGCGGGCGGACATGCCGTGGATGTCCGCGCCGTCCAGCGTGACCGTGCCGGCGGCGGGCGCGAGGAGCCGGCTCAGACCCCTCAACAGGGTGGACTTCCCACAGGCGTTGGGGCCGACGATGGCGGTCACCGCGCCGCCGGGCAGCGTCAGGTCGAGCCCGTCGACGACGAGCCGGTCGCCGTAGCGCAGGTCGAGGCCCCGCGTGGTGAGTTGGTTGTGGGTCATCCGTGACTCCTTTGGACGGGCGAGCTCTGACGCAGCATCAGCACCAGGAGCCAGGGCGCGCCGAGCGTGGCGGTGACCGCGCCGACCGGGAGGCCCTCGACCGGCAGCAGGTGCTGGACCACCAGGTCGGAGGCGAGGAGCAGCACCGCGCCGGTGAGACCGGCCAGCGCCAGGGAGACGGCCGTCGGCGGCCCGGTGAGGAACCGCACGACGTGCGGCACGGCGAGCGCCACGAACGTCACCGGCCCCGCGAGCGCCGCGGCCAGCGAGGCCAGGACGACCGCGACGACCAGGAGCCGGAGCCGGGCGGTGGAGGTGCGCAGCCCGAGGGCGCCCGCCGAGTCGTCCCCGAGGTCCAGGACGGCCAGACCCCGGTGCAGGACGAACGCGGCGGCCAGCGCGAGCAGCATCGCGGCGCCCGCTCCCCACACCTCCGTCCAGGTCCGCCCGTACACCGAACCGGTCGTCCACTGCAGGGCGGAGCCGGCGAGTTCGGCGGGGAAGCGCACGATCATCAGGTTCACGGCGGCGGCCAGCGCGGCCTGCACCGCGAGTCCGGTCAGCACCAGCCGGGTGACCGCGAGCCCGGAGCGCCAGCCGAACACCCCGAGCAGCAGCGCGGCGAGCAGGCCGCCGGACAGCGCCCCGAGCGGGATCAGCGTCTGAGTGGCGCCCGCGGCGATCAGCGCCACCGCGCCCAGCGACGCCCCGCCGGTCACGCCCATCACGTCGGGCGAGGCCAGCGGGTTGCGGAACAGCCGTTGCAGGACGCACCCGGCCACCCCCAGCCCGGCCCCGGCGACCATGGCCGCCACCGCACGCGGCGCGCGGAACTGCTGGACCACCAGCACGTCCCCCGAGTCCCCGAGCCCGACCAGCGCGCGCAGCGCCGTCCCGGCCGGGATGCTCATCTCACCCGTCGTCAGGGAGACGGTGAGCAGCGCGC
The Streptomyces sp. NBC_01485 genome window above contains:
- a CDS encoding type III PLP-dependent enzyme gives rise to the protein MTPAVHDLALSLPVSELPSYVYDLAALRAHAGTVRAALPERVELYYAAKANPEPEILAALRPYVDGYEVSSGGELAHVAEAVPGRPLAFGGPGKTPQEITDALEAGVERFHVESESELRVLAALAREHASGRRVAVLPRVNLPVAGGSLAGSSLAMGGRPTPFGMDPDRAAAMIRALADGAYPQLELRGVHAHLASGLEAAEQLAVAEAIVGWATGLGVPLAEVNVGGGMTVDYAAPDRRFDWTAYGVGLARLAEAHPGLTLRIEPGRALTVYCGWYVTEVLDVKESHGEEFAVVRGGTHHLRTPATKGHDQPCAVLPVEHWPHPWPRPAARGAEVTLAGQLCTPKDTLARRVPAPGLRAGDRVAFSLAGAYAWNISHHDFLMHPRPGFHFLDAAPAGSEG
- a CDS encoding IucA/IucC family protein, encoding MPSLTDSPGSTAAPAGLPSADEAVAHTLLNCLLREVSGPEHQTVVDDGSLLLRLPRRGVLLRVALRRTSLLGAHRFTGAVAEQGDEGGWSEVDWRRLAAYVHDELSLRTGVRNEEFLEQIASSHEAVTTTLAAASREGHAPEGRLSAYLESEQSLLFGHRFHPTPKARTGNPRAWSAYAPEVGAAFPLRYLAVRADLVAEESAQPWATAALDDLGPDVPDGYRLLPAHPWQYETLREHPLLRAALESGGVLDLGPGGRPFTATASVRTLYDGETFLKFSLNVRITNCLRKNSTYELSGAVALTRALAPALADLAERFPGSAVLREPAYRSLALPGADGAPDRDLLEGFGVIVREGLPRRLASGTTPLLAAAVADEYPTGAAQVSRLLPDTSQDTALAWWSAYLDLLVPPVLAAYFDHGLVLEPHLQNVLVCVDGDGMPAQVLFRDLEGTKLLPEHHRDTLAALPREVAEPMTYDAQRGWDRVVYCLLVNHVAELLAALADLHPRIEAELWARVRAVLQGHADRYGCPPRLAALLAGVPLPAKANLLTRWERKADREAGYVRLPSPLAEDVLRDTTRSTTR
- a CDS encoding MFS transporter, which codes for MSAGTLRKPEQETEQGFGRPQVFAVAGCYFVASFAALGLPPYLTQILPELGDRGARWAGVLYIVPTVFGALGAPLWGRLADRYGRKRLLLRAQLGLAVSFLLAGWADSLLTFTLALTLQGILGGTFAASNGYLGSALRGPALSRALTLMQGSARAALVAAPILVGSLSGWLSPHRQYALLAVLPLTAALLLAALPEPAPARAARHRTEQSAPEAPPTVSLRALYVLEFAFVFSTVISFPYLIALVDDRLPGTSPTLSGVLFALPHLVYLVSALAVHSAFRDRPRAGVVLGFTCVALGLAGHGVAASLPALIAVRLLLGAGLTLGLVSLSVLAADCARGRAPGGLFGSIEFFSKAGAVAAGVAAAAGSARFGPAAPVLTGGAAAAVTALATLLTAPTLRTRWSR
- a CDS encoding IucA/IucC family siderophore biosynthesis protein, whose amino-acid sequence is MTAPAPAPASAPALDCEAELLTRVLSALLREDVVGLRTRGTLVHRPDGAWLRLPVPDDAGALLLPVAEDGFQCVYEARLPLLVRESDGTPLTSYVAVLAALRALAEPADRGGFDAFAEECRQTLETLRLHAATRADVLGGLAARYGADPAHWTGLTGGVALDTLAARLDHPVYPTARGRSGLTEEQLRSYAPEFHPRFALRWLAVPREAVTGRFPDSWPTPEALGLPELQGTHLALPVHPLTVGAPLDEALRAAGLEGRAVLAERAHLDVVPTLSMRTVAVADDPSLHLKLPLATATLGLRNKRSIKPGTLVDGAAGQRLLEAVIDREPRFRDTILHADETTYAHAGHELLAVLCRRYPAGLDDNAVVPLAALLAEAPGGGLVIDHLADRFHDGDPLALLDACLTLLFDWQTTLFGYGVALESHQQNVSLILGSGGPRLLLKDNDGPRIDAGRLESVLPGHPWGFDDPRTFTAGLGPVADVFTTITLHLCAAAPAFALARHGRAPLPALLAMVRDRLAEAVGLLGGEPGEVLRERVLDAPRLPVKAMVTAGTLLTKERSGAADVNKHYTTGPNYLLDDGGSR
- a CDS encoding ATP-grasp domain-containing protein, yielding MRLYLLALNPTDSVTEGFLPAAARLGLDVTVLTDQPEAHRRTYPDIDVLECDVRDFRAVVSRISAHHRPDGVFTNSDHLQTQAALAAGYFDLPGKDWRAALRCKDKAETRRRLAVTGVDTVWSAEITESVAPQNAPYPCVVKPREGVASEDVVLVDGPEDLVTRSKEIFERRPGVALVVEEYLPGELYTLETLGDGETRHVLGGFHTELSPPPYFIEERLTFVPAHPEPVADQVLAQLDALGVGFGACHTEFVVHEGRARIIEVNYRAIGDQCDLLLARLLDIPLFEHILRVHLGETLPADLGARRDGAARLDYPCADRAGTLTAAPDAAELTVEGVHLTYRPLRPTGERHELYQTNRDYLGVLRAVGTDQATVDRVATDFLADRRWEIKP
- a CDS encoding ABC transporter substrate-binding protein, with amino-acid sequence MFKRSPLRGIGRLVAVPLAVVLGTTLLAACGDDSSGKKADAEPAAASAAAGFPRTVKTAMGDVKIPAQPKRVVVLDTGELDDVTLLGIDPVGAVAPHFKTGGGFPTYLKGELSGTEDVGPLLEPNLEKIASLKPDLILSSKVRHEKVYDKLSAIAPTVFTETTGGVWKDNLKVHAEALGLEKEAAAKVTAYETQAKALGAAIKAKDGNAMPTASVVRFIAGPTRLYQTNSYSGVVLNDIGLKRPATQVSTDPTVTMKDVSPEQIDQADADLIFVTSADAEDKTQKKQVVSNPVWKDLPAVKNGKVFEVPDETWMSGIGVQAAGEMLKDVAKAAGVPLPAK
- a CDS encoding ABC transporter ATP-binding protein → MTHNQLTTRGLDLRYGDRLVVDGLDLTLPGGAVTAIVGPNACGKSTLLRGLSRLLAPAAGTVTLDGADIHGMSARTLARRMGLLPQQPVTPEAITVEALVRLGRYPHQRLLSPWSAADQRAVDEALERTGTAPLRDQPVDRLSGGQRQRAWIALALAQDTELLLLDEPTTFLDLRHQLDVLDLVAALHAESGRTVVMVLHDLGQAARYADHMVVLKDGRLAAAGPPADVLDAELVRSVFEVDCRVVPDPETGTPLVVPKSSAVRHSAASA
- a CDS encoding FecCD family ABC transporter permease, producing the protein MTAASLLSVPKAATARGRVRRRVLLFAVVGLAALCALLTVSLTTGEMSIPAGTALRALVGLGDSGDVLVVQQFRAPRAVAAMVAGAGLGVAGCVLQRLFRNPLASPDVMGVTGGASLGAVALIAAGATQTLIPLGALSGGLLAALLLGVFGWRSGLAVTRLVLTGLAVQAALAAAVNLMIVRFPAELAGSALQWTTGSVYGRTWTEVWGAGAAMLLALAAAFVLHRGLAVLDLGDDSAGALGLRTSTARLRLLVVAVVLASLAAALAGPVTFVALAVPHVVRFLTGPPTAVSLALAGLTGAVLLLASDLVVQHLLPVEGLPVGAVTATLGAPWLLVLMLRQSSPVQRSHG